A window of the Falco rusticolus isolate bFalRus1 chromosome 1, bFalRus1.pri, whole genome shotgun sequence genome harbors these coding sequences:
- the HAUS3 gene encoding HAUS augmin-like complex subunit 3, producing MSCGNDFVKTLKKIGYPKADELNGDDFDWLFESLESRLFLEWFCGNVNEQYVVSEKELQDFDNLLESGKPILEGSALDEALRTLKPIDSKDSSQEEEEEELKKLEDELQTLQKLKNLQIHRHNKLQMMISANSHVLETLTSKEKEVHKDLKEGLEAFNAANSKLNNELISLMDAAKKLASFFTASYSEQGSDLHPVFFSQLSLDKYLSREEQSTAALASYLGKSGGLCMSEWVENSHEGSFQLVDTSKQVACDDSNEVCEESQEIARLQTAYICAQHQLIRMQSEEESVSSAIKCAENMLQSLNKDVGKQENFAARISSFNDEISRIKQDITRISNEELVPLVKENAQLLITPVVKGYLDHQIAQQGCYASRQDEICRHLVRQKASFELIELAYEMELKKHKEICCQVESLVESLKQSSNELQQRLHLITEPTQHAKPRNTISSKDGFSCRLYQLLEGENKKQQLFKTYESLEQMAQKLKQDCATVQDQLAASSQEQSFLLSRLKSDVETLHGALYHGENQIQFGSRELTEQFNQLEVDLNKLSQLLVDLTANVKSKRNFLESNKLHQMERDLYMYFFKDEDYLKELVEKLEQQSKAKASGLDDEFHHQWSS from the exons ATGAGCTGTGGAAATGATTTTGTGAAAACTCTTAAGAAAATTGGATATCCAAAAGCTGATGAGCTTAATGGAGATGATTTTGACTGGCTGTTTGAGTCTTTGGAAAGCAGGTTGTTTCTGGAGTGGTTTTGTGGAAATGTAAATGAGCAGTATGTGGTATCTGAAAAAGAACTGCAAGATTTTGATAATCTTCTTGAGTCTGGCAAGCCCATTTTGGAAGGAAGTGCACTGGATGAAGCCCTTAGAACCCTGAAGCCCATAGATTCAAAGGACAGTAGtcaagaggaagaggaggaggaactgaAGAAATTGGAGGATGAGCTTCAAACtcttcagaagttaaaaaaccTTCAAATACATCGGCATAATAAGCTCCAAATGATGATTTCTGCAAACAGCCATGTGTTAGAAACATTaacaagcaaagagaaagaagtacATAAAGATTTGAAAGAGGGACTGGAAGCGTTTAATGCAGCAAATAGTAAGCTTAATAATGAACTGATCTCTCTTATGGACGCGGCTAAGAAACTAGCTTCCTTCTTCACAGCTTCATATTCAGAACAAGGGTCAGATCTGCAtccagtgtttttttcccaactttCTTTGGACAAGTATTTGTCTCGGGAAGAACAAAGCACTGCAGCACTTGCCTCGTACCTTGGTAAGAGTGGTGGTTTATGTATGTCTGAATGGGTTGAAAATTCACATGAAGGCAGCTTTCAGCTTGTAGATACAAGCAAACAAGTGGCTTGTGATGACAGTAATGAAGTTTGTGAAGAGAGTCAAGAGATTGCCAGGCTACAGACAGCATATATTTGTGCTCAACATCAGCTAATTCGGATGCAGTCTGAAGAGGAGAGTGTGAGTTCAGCTATAAAATGTGCAGAGAACATGCTGCAGTCCTTAAACAAG GATgttggaaagcaagaaaactttGCAGCCAGAATATCTAGTTTCAATGATGAAATTTCAAGAATTAAACAAGATATAACTCGGATAAGCAATGAAGAGCTGGTTCCCCTTGTGAAAGAGAATGCACAACTTCTGATCACACCAGTGGTGAAAGGATACTTGGATCATCAGATTGCTCAGCAGGGCTGTTATGCATCAAGACAAGATGAAATATGCAGGCATTTGGTAAGACAGAAAGCATCATTTGAACTTATTGAGCTAGCCTATGAAATGGAGTTGAAGAAACATAAAGAGATTTGCTGTCAAGTTGAGAGTTTGGTAGAATCTCTGAAACAGAGCAGTAATGAGTTGCAGCAGAGACTACATCTGATAACTGAGCCAACTCAACACGCAAAGCCAAGAAACACTATTAGTTCAAAGGATGGTTTCTCTTGCAG GCTGTATCAGCttctggaaggagaaaataaaaaacagcaaTTGTTTAAGACGTATGAAAGCCTGGAGCAGATGGCTCAGAAGTTAAAGCAGGACTGTGCTACAGTACAAGATCAGCTAGCAGCATCTTCTCAAGAacagtcttttcttttgtcCAGACTAAAAAGTGATGTAGAAACCCTTCATGGTGCTCTGTATCATGGAGAAAATCAGATACAATTCGGTAGTCGG GAACTTACTGAGCAGTTTAATCAACTGGAAGTTGATTTAAATAAACTAAGTCAACTCCTTGTGGATCTGACGGCCAATGTGAAGTCAAAGAGAAACTTTTTGGAGTCCAATAAGCTGCAtcagatggagagagacttgtatatgtattttttcaaagatgaaGACTACTTGAAGGAACTGGTGGAGAAGCTTGAGCAGCAGTCTAAGGCTAAAGCCAGTGGTCTCGACGATGAGTT